The Ostrinia nubilalis chromosome 24, ilOstNubi1.1, whole genome shotgun sequence DNA window ttttccctttatgtggccattaaaccctaactctgtaccaaatttcagctctctgagtttatgggaagtactagttctattttgatgattatcagtgagtgagtgtcgtaaatgcgaaactttgctttcgcttaacttcggaactaaatgaccaacagacttgaaattttggattttaagtacgtgattatagcttactagatgacgaaaatttctgcgttctggtcttatccagaggttctcaaataggggcctgaaaatgcggcgaaatggttccagtaaaggatggtacggcagtgtttgcttcgcgctcgacttggcgggggcactgccgtgcccccagatatgaAAATGACAACATAGTTATACTGTTACAAACCTATCGCGGATAACATCTGTAAAAGAATCAATGACAAGGATGACGCATTCACAGGCAGGATGATGTAATTATACCTAATAACAACCAACAAcctgaatgaaaaaaaaaatgagatGAGCCTAGCTTAGAACCtagtttaacattttttaataaataaaaatatagggtTGTGGAAAAAACAGAAAGAATAAACTCAATGCCAGTAAATATTAATGACTAGATAAGGAAAAACTATCGAATGAACCAAAATGAATAGTAAtgaatgataaaaaaattaaattgattgatAAAATGGTTCAGAGAAATAGATAACATGTTCATTACATTTTTATGCATTATTTTaagaacttatttattttttttaaatatgaatgAGTTCTGTGATGCCTGTTATAAATTAATGcactgaaaatattaaaaaaataattatcaagCATTACACAGCTTCAGAAGTACCAAAAATTACCAGTGATGACAAGGCAGCCCAAATGATGATGatccctgtttaaaaaaaaaaagaatatctGTACATACAACCTGTCCAAATAGGTCAGTCGCTTGTGGGTTCCTCAAATGGTCGGCCAAACCAGCCGGTCCGGGTGCCACACTCTTCTTACGAAGACCAGAGAAGTCCCAGACGCGGACGGACTGGTCCAGCGAGGCGGAGACCAGTAGATCTTCGGTGGGATGGAACTGTGCGCACATGACGTAGTGGTTGTGACCGGTGAGGACACTGATGCACTGACGAGATTGCCAGTTCCATATCCTTATTGTCTGGAAATAATGTTTCTAATTAGATTTTTGGTTGTACAAAATATTCTAAGTAGATAAACTAACATGGAGATATGACGAAATGGTGATAACACCATTTTAAATCTATTGAAAAAGGTGTGCATGGCTGTAAATATTCAAAACTCATAAATAAAGAACAAAATAGCAATTTTACCATAGCTTATGACTAACAATTTTTATCTTATTTTCAAAGAAAGATATATCAAAAATTTAGGGACCAAAATGTTTTTATGTACAACATTTTTTGAACTACACTTCCCatgctttcttttgtttttttatggtaTTTTTTCCCTTTCCTTCTTTATATCTTACATTACTAATTACATACCTGGTCATCTGAAGCACTCAATATCCATGGGTACTCATGGTGGAAAAATGTTGTGCGAATGTAGTCTAAGTGCCCCAGTAGGGTGAAGAGGCATCTTCTTTGCTTGTAGTTCCATACCTGAAAAAAATATAGTAGTAAACTTGAGATAAATTACAAATGGAGTACAATATGATTTATTTGACTGTTTTTACACATGTATAAGTCTTGAAATATTTCAAGTACTGATGAGCTTATCTTTATAACTATAAAATATGTAGGATTTACGTAGTATAGTTAAGAGCTCTTACATTATATCAAATGTAAGAACTCTTATTAGGATATATGAATCAAATTAAAGTGAGAAATAAGAGCTCCAATTGGAAAAATCATGGCTATGATGCAAGGAATGCTTTTAAAAACACAAGTGTGATGAAACTAATTGGAAACATTACAAACAAAACTCCTGTCTTGATGACAGGAAGTGTTCCAAATGCCTCAATACTCCTGGAACTGAGTCATAACAAAACATGCAATTTATATTAACtgttcaaagatttattatggATGACGCTTCAGTTATCATTTGCTCGACTATCTAAGTAATAATAGCCAACATTAATTGCAGGGACGTGTAAGAAATGACGAAAACATGGCGTAAAGTATCAGTCAACTTTAACGTGTCACAACTCTCCTTACCTTGATCTTATAGTCATCTCCTCCCGACACAAATAAAGGTTGATTACTGTGGAAGCAAATGCCACGTACAGGACCGTCATGCTCATCAAATTTCTCCAGTAAAGTACACATACGGTAATCCCAAAGCTGAATCACCCCATTGTGCAAACTCGCCAAAACCCATGGTCGTTTGGCGTGAAATGATATTCCTTTTACCCTCGCTGATTTTGTCTCGAATTTAGTAAGCATTTCTATCAGGATATGCAGGGGAACTTGGAGGAATTCACATAAAACAGCACCATACAAACGTATAAACCAATTGTCAAATGTCAATCAAACCGGCTGACGTGACACGTCTCCACCAAGCAAAGTCACTGttcctttatttttataattttctcaacaCTGCACGAAAACTCACGAAAAAGTATTGAAAACGTAGTTTAGGAATCGTCAGTTccaaaaaattcataaatctcAAAAAGAACACACCCGTTCGACGAATAATGCAACGGCTATACAtgcgattttatttattagtgtaaGGTATCCGAAATATCCGTATTCGAACATCACTAATCTGATGTTATCTGTGGTCTTTCAGAGAACTGTCATTACTGTCAATCAGTAAATGTCAAAAACGAAAGTTTCAAAACATTTACAAAACTTGTTTTTAcacgaaaaataaaaaaaacagctcCTTTTTCATCAATTTGGTAATTGTTGGtcaattttgttattaataaacGTTCAGAGGTACCTATAGTTGAACAATCAACCCTTGACACTTGGTCATTCAAAATATAACCTCAATTTACCAAGTCCACATCTCAAACATGGATAAAGAAAAGTTAAAAGGAATTGGCAAAATATGTATCCCTGGTATGCGGCTAAGTTTATCTGACGCAGAACATATCTCAGGGCCTGGCACGTATGAATTGAAAGGATACATTTATGCTACTTTGGCGGGAATCTTGAAGACTGAACATGATGAAGTTACTAAGGTATTCAATGTAACCTTTTCACTAATTACTTTACAAAGTAGTACAGAATTGCTAACCAAAGTTTTTTTctctgataatatttttttattttcatttcaggCAACAGTAATATCAGTTGTAAGTCCTAGAACGCCAAGTGTTTTACCCAGAAGTGGAGATATAGTGACCTGCAAGGTGACAGTAGTTAACTCCCGCATGGTACAATGTGTGATCTTATGCGTTGGCTCATCGGTACTGGTCAGGCCATACAGGGGCGTTTTGAAAAAGGAAGACATAAAATCAACAGACAAGGACAGAATAGACCCGTACAAGTGTTTCAGACCTGGTGATGTCATATTAGCAAGAGTTGTATCCTTTAAAACAGATAAAGAAACTATTTACTTTAACAAATTCTGGTTTCAACGTACAAATTGCAAAGTTTGGAATTTTTGGCTTACTTTGGAGCCTAGAAAAACCACAACTAAAAATAAGATAGTTGAAAAGTTACATTTCTTTAATTATTGAGATTTTTGTACTTAAAtatcattttataaaatttagcCTTGACTCTTCACTCAGCTTCCCATGACTGAAATCCACTGGTACCACCTTTCAACAGCAGAAAACGAGCTCGGTGTAGTCATAGCTACAGCCGAGGGCTCTCCCCAAGGAATCAACATGGTGCCCATTAGCTGGTCCGAGATGCAGTGTCCAAAAACCTTGACAAAAGAACCGAGGAAAGTTGCAAGAGTTATTCCTGAAAATATTAACCAAAACTTATTCAATGTCAAGGATAAggacaaagaaaataaagagaataaaaaatgattattgcttaataaaaattataattattattttcaataatttactATTTTGTGACCCAAAAACCTTCTACCTACGTATATCAAGTAGATCTAGCCAGTAGCTCCTTGGAAGTTTAAGTACTTGCAAAATAAGTGACCTATGTTTGCCAAACCAATAATTGCTATCctatttattcatttcaaattaTTACATTCGTGCGCTTGAACTCATtgaatttattgtttatttctattgaaaataaaaaacccATGCGGTCGGTATTCTCTACCAATCGAGTTTCTATTCTAATACCTTATTTCATCATCTGTAGAATTTGTATTTCCGAACGTAAATGTCAAAATCATCAGATTTCTGTCTGTCAATGTCAATCATCCAAAACAAACGTCATACGATACAACTTTTGTAAATCTTTTTAGAGATTTATCTTTCTAAAGTGTTGTTTTTATtccataaaatattagttttaggTACTGTTGCGCAAAATACATAAGCAAGTTAACCATTCCAATGTTAGTTAGTGTTAGTTTAGGCGCAATGAGGTCATCATTCCTCGGTTATCATAAAACAAACTAGACGGGAAACTACTGCGATTTCAGTATTTGTTGGTGGTCGTTGTGATACAGTCGTGCCTTAGGGTGCCAAGATGAAGTTCGCGGAACACTTGAGTGCTCACATCACGCCTGAGTGGCGGAAGCAATATATTAATTATGAGGtaagttgaaaataaaaaatatttttttattctgttCAGAGTGGTCTCCTCAGTAATTTGATGGCCACTGGTTCTTGACACTATAATCAACTTTAAAGTGTTAATGAGAAGTTAAGGTTTTCTATCAATCAATAGAATTTTTCAATGGAATGTGGCAGGCTGTCTCACTTTGCCCTTGGTGATCATACAATTCCAGTTATTCCTAAGAATATCTGTCTTCCCTTTTCCTGTATAGTTATTTGTCATATTGAGTTATTACAGTTGTCCCTGACTATTTAAATCTTGTTTGTGGATTGTATGTTTATGGAATTGCACGAAGTTTCCACTTATCTAATAAACACAGATGAGAATCTGAACTTATCAGTTTGTTTTAGATAGTAAATAGCCTTATTTATCTCCTACTGAAATATTATCAATGAACAAGCTGTTGTTGAGGagtaaatgttttgttttcatatgcTTTACCAATAATTTTGC harbors:
- the LOC135083984 gene encoding exosome complex component CSL4, whose amino-acid sequence is MDKEKLKGIGKICIPGMRLSLSDAEHISGPGTYELKGYIYATLAGILKTEHDEVTKATVISVVSPRTPSVLPRSGDIVTCKVTVVNSRMVQCVILCVGSSVLVRPYRGVLKKEDIKSTDKDRIDPYKCFRPGDVILARVLPMTEIHWYHLSTAENELGVVIATAEGSPQGINMVPISWSEMQCPKTLTKEPRKVARVIPENINQNLFNVKDKDKENKENKK